The Chitiniphilus purpureus sequence CTGAGCGCAGCGACGGGGCAAATGAAAAGAGCGGGTGGTCCCGCTCTTTTCAATGCGCGCGTTGCCTCATCCGTTCATCATCGGGACCAGCACGAGGATGCTGAGGATCGCCCACGCGCCCGCACCGATCCACATCACGAGGTAGGTCAGGTCACGCACCTCATCGCGCCGCTCGTAGCCGGCCATGGTCGGCACACCGTGGTATACCAGCGCGCAGGCGGCCAGCAGGCCCAGCACGGCACAGGCGATGTTGAAGCCAAGGTTGGGCACGAACAGCGTCAGCGACGACAGCCACATCGGCACGGCGGCGATTGCCGCCAGCAGGAAGCCGTGGTCGAAGCTGCTGCTGTCCACCTGCCGTGCGGTCAGCCGGTGCACCACCCAGCCCATCAGTACCACGGTCGCCAGCTCGGCCGCAAGGAAGATCGCCGCGAGCATCGCCCAGCCGGACAGACCCAGCGCCGGGGCATAGTACCCGCCCGAACGCATGCCGGCGTACAGGATCATCAGCGCCGGCAGCAGCGACAGCGGCAGCACCAGCTTGAAGAACACCGCGCGCGCATGTGGATGCGTGGCGCGCAGCTCGTCCCAGCCCTGATGGAACGAAACGAACATTTGGGAATAGTCAGCCAGTTTCATGGACAACCTCCTGCTGCGTATCCGATCAACAGGATCGGAATGCCAGCTTAGACTGGGTGCGGGACACTAATTCCACGGGTATGACCGACGGTGGCGCAGCGCAGCGGGCGGAGGCTTTCCGCTACAATCAACCTTCTTTGAACCCGCGCCCCTTTTCCAGCATGAGCAACGACGTACCGGCCAGCAATTTCATCCGCCAAATCATCGAGGCCGATCTTGCCTCGGGCAAGCATCGCCAGGTGGCGACGCGCTTCCCACCCGAGCCCAACGGCTATCTGCACATCGGGCACGTCAAGGCCATCCAGATCAACTTCGGACTGGCGCAGGATTTCAACGGCTGCTGCAACCTGCGCATGGATGACACCAATCCGGAGAAGGAAGAGGACGAGTACGTCAACGCGATCCAGGAGGATGTGCGCTGGCTCGGGTTCGACTGGCATGGCCAGACCCGTTTCGCGTCTGACTATTTCCAGCGGCTCTACGACTATGCCGAGGAACTCATCCTTGCCGGCAAGGCTTTCGTGTGCGACCTCACGCCCGAAGCGATGCGCGAACACCGCGGCGATTTCGTCAGGCCGGGCAAGGACAGCCCCTACCGCAACCGCAGCGTCGAGGAGAACCTCGAGCTTTTTCGCCGGATGAAGGCAGGCGAGTTCGAGGACGGCAGCAAGACGCTGCGACTCCGGATCGACATGGCCTCGCCCAACCTGAACCTGCGCGATCCGGTCATCTATCGCATCAAGCGCGCGCATCACCATCGCACCGGCGACAACTGGTGCATCTACCCGATGTACGACTACACCCACTGCATCTCCGATGCGCTGGAAGGCATCACCCATAGCCTGTGCTCGCTCGAATTCGAGGATCACCGGCCGCTGTACGACTGGGTGCTCGACAACATCACCATCGACGCCCACCCGCAGCAGATCGAGTTCTCACGGCTGGAGCTGCTCTACACCATCACCTCCAAGCGCAAGCTGATGCAGCTGGTGCAGGAGGGGTTCGTCGGCGGCTGGGATGATCCGCGGATGACCACGGTATCGGGCATGCGCCGGCGTGGCTACACACCGGAAGGGTTGCGGCTCTTTGCCCAGCGCGTCGGCGTCTCCAAGTCCGAGAACGTGGTCGACTTCAGCGTGCTCGAAGGCGCGGTGCGCGAGTCGCTGGAGGAATCGAGCCCGCGCATCATGGCGGTGCTCGATCCGCTCAAGGTGACGCTCACCAACTACGAAGCGGGCCGCACCGGCTCGCGTAGCGCGCCGTTCCACCCGCATCATCCCGAG is a genomic window containing:
- a CDS encoding YIP1 family protein encodes the protein MKLADYSQMFVSFHQGWDELRATHPHARAVFFKLVLPLSLLPALMILYAGMRSGGYYAPALGLSGWAMLAAIFLAAELATVVLMGWVVHRLTARQVDSSSFDHGFLLAAIAAVPMWLSSLTLFVPNLGFNIACAVLGLLAACALVYHGVPTMAGYERRDEVRDLTYLVMWIGAGAWAILSILVLVPMMNG
- a CDS encoding glutamine--tRNA ligase/YqeY domain fusion protein, which codes for MSNDVPASNFIRQIIEADLASGKHRQVATRFPPEPNGYLHIGHVKAIQINFGLAQDFNGCCNLRMDDTNPEKEEDEYVNAIQEDVRWLGFDWHGQTRFASDYFQRLYDYAEELILAGKAFVCDLTPEAMREHRGDFVRPGKDSPYRNRSVEENLELFRRMKAGEFEDGSKTLRLRIDMASPNLNLRDPVIYRIKRAHHHRTGDNWCIYPMYDYTHCISDALEGITHSLCSLEFEDHRPLYDWVLDNITIDAHPQQIEFSRLELLYTITSKRKLMQLVQEGFVGGWDDPRMTTVSGMRRRGYTPEGLRLFAQRVGVSKSENVVDFSVLEGAVRESLEESSPRIMAVLDPLKVTLTNYEAGRTGSRSAPFHPHHPEFGEREVPIGATLWIERDDFAEVPPKGWQRLTPGGEVRLRYSYVIRCDDVVKDADGNVVELKCSIDHDTLGQNPVGRKVKGVIHWVSEAHSVPAQVRLYDRLFTVPRPDAVRGEDGQYLDFKQFINPDSLRTVTAYVERVALDLPAEARYQFERLGYFVTDRRDHRPGEQLVFNRTVTLKDSWAKEQA